The Alnus glutinosa chromosome 3, dhAlnGlut1.1, whole genome shotgun sequence nucleotide sequence TTGCTAGGGACTATATATGCGCAACCAACTGAATGCTTCAATTATGGTGACAACCAATGCGATGAGGAGGAAAATAAGTTTATAGGTTTTAAAAGATTGTCGTTCCTCCAAAAACTTTGCCCAGAAacagaaggttttttttttatgttcaagttGTTGGTTCTGGGATATACTACTTCTAATGGATGATCCAGGAGAGTTACAAGAAAACTGTAGAGAAAACATACTTGGAAAGGTTCATTTCTGCCTCTGCAATATCCCAAGATGAAGCTTGGGCTTCCTTGGCATCTTTATTGAAGTCTTCAACATGTGGCAACCCTTTCTTAGCCACATTGGTTTTATGTCTTTTAGACCACCTAATAACAGTGGCTCGTTTGTCAACCTGCACATCCCTGACTTCTAATTTAGGAGAATTGTCACCTTGTGTTTCCATAATAGACGGGAAAGATGGAGGAGTTGCAGAAAATGAAGACTTCCCTCTTGGAGATGAGTTGAAGCTACCCTCAGGGCTCATTTGGGTTGCCATATCTCGTCTTGAAACAGCATGAGAATCCATAGTTTCCTCAGTTCCATCCAGTATCTCATCTGTACATATAATCCAGCAGAGACAAGCTAGCATGTAAAGACTTTTTGAGTTTACATATATTCAGAGAAACAGATCAACTTTATCTCCTCCACAAAGCATATTCAGAAACAGATCAATTTTATCTCAAACCTATATGGTCTGTTTGGCAACAGAATTTTGGAACATAATATGATTCTGATCaacaaatcatatttaattcaactttttttaaaaagtcaaacttcgaaattcgcaaacagaataagaattcaattctgatttcaaaaattcagcaCTCAAATAGACCTTAGTAATGCAGGATTCCTTAATAAATCAATCCTCTTTAGCTGATTTCTGCATGAATCTATGAATTTGTCTAAGAGTTGATCCTAGAAAGTTGAATTAGATAGCTAAAgggaagagtaatgctatttaataaattgttgtACGATTgccatacaacttgatgatgtggtagtaaaaatcaacatttggataagcacttgcaaaaaaaaaacttatttttaatgtttcgccatctcaattactaaatagcattactttaaTGGAAAATTTGCAATGCAAATACGATAATGAGAAAATGAAAACCTTTCTTCTCATTCTATGTAACGACCCAGGAAAAGGGTTAATCACATCTAccctatcactccaaaaggaccaATGAAGTTGCAATTGGAGCACCCTATAATCGCTTATAAAATCCAATCTTATCTAGTAAGGAACTAATGTGAGTCCACTTATGAGTACCTTTATAATCTACTCACTTTATGTGAGCTaatcatcttcctaatatgggacTTAAGTGTCATAATCTTCCCCCTTAAATCATTGACATACCATTTGTAACTACCCAGTGTTATCAaaccaaaatgactagtcaagttgcaattgaaGTTTCCTAGAATTGCTTATAAAACCCAAATTTCATCCAGTAAGGAACCAATGTGAGACTACTCATGAGTGCCTTTATAATCTACCCACTTTGTGAGCTAATCATCTTTCTAATATGAGACTTAGGTGTTACAATCTCTCCCTGTAAATCATTGActataccatttgtaacgacctgaTGCTATCAATCTAAAATGACTTGTCAAATTGCAATTGAAGTTCCTTTGAATCGCTTATAAAGTTTAGTCTCACATAATAGTAAGATATCAATGCGAGACTTAACACCCATAAGCTCCTTTATATTCTACCTTTTCTATATATCATATGCATTTCCCCAAGCACATGACACAAAATCCTGGTGTTTGAGTCCGTTAGGTGGTAATTATTCACAGTGGCTTCCAATACTGTTTGAATGAATTAACCATGATAGCCTAATATCAAAATCAGGTTGGATTAACTCTTCTTTCTAACGTGCctgtgaaagaaaaagaaagggtaaAAGTAAAAGCATCATACCTTGAGAGCTGGGCAATGAAAGCTCACTCAACATCTCCGACCATACGGGGAAACTTGCCGATTGTACCACCAAATTGTTCTCAGCAGGTAGTAGATAAGATTTTCCTCCATCGGCACTACCATAATGAACAAAGAGACCATCGGCAGCCAATACTCCAGCTGATAAAGGAGAACCCGCCAAGAAATTCGCCACACCGCCACCTTCAAGCACCTGCATTGCAGGCGAATAATTCGAATAGCAAGCAACCTCCGGAGGCACAATTGGACCGCTCTTAGACTTGGGCCGGTTAGGAGGCTGGGAATGTGAATTTTTTCCAATGCCGGAAACCGGGCTACAAATCCACCTCTCAGCGTCCTCCCACTTTGAAGGCAGTGTCCTTCCGCCATTGAATGGCATCAAAGAAGCAGCACTTAAATGCCTCCGGCTCCGAGTACTGCTCTTTCTTGGCAATGGTAGTCGTTCTGAGCTCCAACCCTTTTGGCTTCCAACACTTTCATCCCGGTAAACAGGAACTCCCGGGCTTTGCAATGTACCCAAGTTGTGGGACGAAACAGAACCTTTCTTCATGGTTTTCCGATTACAGCAGCGGTTGTCCGTCCAAGGCTTAACAGTGAAACAAAAAGAAGGCAACTTTAATAAGCATATTTGTCTCTCAACTCTGATCCAGCTGTagctttttacatatttttggcTTTAGTTGTGTTGGGGGAGGCAATCCTTTTGTACTGAGATTTGATTGGCTTTGGACCATTGGAACGCTGTTGAAGGTCCCTTAGTACTGCCAGATTTTGGATCAAATCAAGGAATCAGACAACGAAATCTGCGAGCTTGGCATACAAACTGCTTGGACACTTTCCTTTTTACGATCTTTGTTATCCTTCCAAGAACCTCACGCCTAGATATGaccaaaccaaaaaatcaaTAGTTTACTACTCGGGTAGTGAATAGTGATACATGTTTCGATGATTGTCATTTACATGGCTTGTCGGGAAAGGTTCGCGTACCTCACTAAGATGTCAGGGGTACCCAGTACATCAGGTTGGGAAGGCTACGGTTTCGTCTTTTTATGTTGAGGCGGAGATatgagtataaaattaattatctgGTTCAATCATAACtagatctatttaattaaataagttaaatTTTTCAACCTTAAtcttataattttgtatttgattCATGTCAGATTTGTAAGTTATATCAAAAATTGCTTATCATTATGTCATGAGTCGAGTTTGGTTCAtaacccgactcatttaattaaacgagtcagactCTTCAACTCGATCCAACCCTTTAATTTAATATCGAGTTTAAATAAAATTCgcgagtcgtgtaaaaaattattagttctAACCTACGGTAATGTAATTCATTTCATAGGTTTTCTTAATAAAAGCATAAAGGCTATTATTATTAAAGCAGACTCGTACATGGCCTACCATCAGTTCACAAGAGATGAGTATGCATGTAGAGCCCAAGACTACCCATGTGAGCTCTGAATAAAGATTGGGAGTTGGGATAAATGTTTGTGAGGGGAAGGAGAAAATGAATGGGATGCAGGAAGACTTTGGATGCTGAAGATCAGTTGGTCTTTTACCCATCTGTTACCCTCGAAACAGCCAGGCAATGGGACGGAAGGACCATTTGGATTATACAACAGAGGGCTGGTGTTCTAAAAGCTATTCAATTATTGCCATCATTTTAGCTATCTTTTTCCACTTTTGAGGATAATCTGATCATTAGTGTAAAGAACCCACTAATAGTGTTACCATTATTGTTCGGATACATGGACTTTCctccattaaattttgattaccCTAAAGTTAGGGATTTGACAATGATTTAATAAGAATGAATCTTAATTAAGAAATTCTGATCaagattatattttatatgtaagcgtaagttttataaatagagccttttgtattgtaaaattattaagaaataagagcaaaatgtagcCCTTTCGGCTTTTAACACGAGACCGAACAACGTAAAATTTTTT carries:
- the LOC133863876 gene encoding uncharacterized protein LOC133863876, with amino-acid sequence MKKGSVSSHNLGTLQSPGVPVYRDESVGSQKGWSSERLPLPRKSSTRSRRHLSAASLMPFNGGRTLPSKWEDAERWICSPVSGIGKNSHSQPPNRPKSKSGPIVPPEVACYSNYSPAMQVLEGGGVANFLAGSPLSAGVLAADGLFVHYGSADGGKSYLLPAENNLVVQSASFPVWSEMLSELSLPSSQDEILDGTEETMDSHAVSRRDMATQMSPEGSFNSSPRGKSSFSATPPSFPSIMETQGDNSPKLEVRDVQVDKRATVIRWSKRHKTNVAKKGLPHVEDFNKDAKEAQASSWDIAEAEMNLSKLQREEAKITAWENLQQANAEAAIRKLEMRLEKKRSASMDRILNKLRMAERKAHTMRSKELVRQGHQVPKTSRKFVSFRKYVRMGSFSCCFTSDAF